One part of the Oceanihabitans sp. IOP_32 genome encodes these proteins:
- a CDS encoding VPS10 domain-containing protein — MRILQYFFVCFIFSFYVGFSQQKPSPPKVIQQALENKKDLTENSIVKNLAFENIGPTVMSGRVVDLDVNPSDPTEFYVAYASGGVWHTSNNGSAFTPILDSSATQNVGDIAVDWKTNTIWVGTGENNASRSSYAGIGILKSSNHGKTWDHVGLLDSHHIGRILINPNNPDEVIVGVTGHLYSSNNNRGIYKTTNGGKTWQHTLFIDEISGVIDVQHVPNNFNIMFASSWTKDRKAWNFTGSGNNSAIYKSTDAGSTWTKISTPASGFPTGDGVGRIGLAVFSENIIYALHDNQFRRSKEKSESPQQDLTKEDFKTMSATAFLKLDDKTLNEFLKTNGFQEKYRAENVKQLVRSGHIKPIDLAKYLENANTLLFDTPVVGAEVYKSMDGGDTWQKTHDNYIEDLYYSYGYYFGEIRVDPQNESAIYIMGVPILKSKDAGKTFSSINKENVHVDHHALWINPEKTGHLINGNDGGVNISYDDGESWEKLNVTAVGQFYAINVDNETPYNVYGGLQDNGVWVGAHNAVMDKRWQQTGHNPWESIMGGDGMHIQIDNRDVNTVYTGYQFGNYFRINRANHSRKYIQPKHKLGERPYRFNWQTPILLSIHNQDILYLGANKLMRSMNQGDDWTAISNDLTQGEKQGNVAYGTLTSISESPFQFGLIYTGSDDGLIHITKNGGGSWENISNTLPQNLWVSRIVASQHKKERVYVTLNGYRWDDFSVYVYQSDNYGETWRNISSNIPHSPVNVIREDPKNESVLYLGTDNGAYVTFNNGDRWEAFSKGLPSVAVHDMVIQPETGDLLLGTHGRSIYKTNIKPFQDMHVAKIKQSLVLFDVDNIKHSSRWGSGFTVWSEVVEPSININFYVKKSGEQTIAILSENNLEVHQIKVKADKGFNTVAYDLSISEAVKTSLNESRNGKKITKSDNGRYYLPKGEYTIQIGMQTTQFKID; from the coding sequence ATGCGTATTCTACAATACTTTTTTGTTTGCTTTATTTTTTCGTTCTATGTTGGCTTTAGTCAACAAAAACCAAGCCCTCCAAAAGTAATACAGCAGGCCCTTGAGAACAAAAAGGATTTAACCGAAAACTCCATCGTTAAAAACCTAGCTTTCGAAAATATCGGGCCTACAGTAATGAGTGGGAGAGTGGTAGATTTAGATGTTAACCCGAGCGATCCCACCGAATTTTATGTGGCGTATGCCTCTGGTGGTGTTTGGCATACCAGTAATAATGGGAGTGCGTTTACCCCTATTTTAGACTCATCTGCTACTCAAAATGTTGGAGATATTGCAGTAGATTGGAAAACAAACACGATTTGGGTAGGTACAGGAGAGAACAATGCGTCGCGCTCTAGTTATGCGGGAATTGGAATTTTAAAATCGTCTAACCATGGTAAAACCTGGGATCATGTCGGGCTTCTAGATTCGCATCATATTGGTCGTATTCTTATCAATCCAAATAATCCAGATGAGGTTATTGTTGGAGTTACTGGGCACTTGTATTCTTCAAATAATAATCGAGGTATCTATAAAACAACCAATGGCGGAAAGACTTGGCAACACACCCTTTTTATCGACGAGATAAGTGGCGTAATCGATGTGCAACACGTCCCCAATAATTTTAATATTATGTTTGCTTCGTCGTGGACCAAAGATAGGAAAGCATGGAATTTTACAGGAAGCGGAAACAATTCAGCCATATATAAAAGTACAGATGCGGGAAGTACTTGGACCAAAATTTCTACGCCAGCAAGCGGTTTCCCAACTGGCGATGGTGTGGGTAGAATTGGTTTAGCCGTTTTTAGTGAAAATATCATTTATGCCTTACACGACAATCAGTTTAGACGTAGTAAAGAAAAATCAGAAAGTCCACAACAAGATTTAACAAAGGAGGATTTTAAAACCATGAGCGCGACTGCTTTTTTGAAGTTAGATGATAAAACACTTAACGAGTTTTTAAAAACTAATGGCTTTCAAGAAAAATACAGAGCTGAAAATGTGAAACAATTAGTGCGTAGTGGCCATATAAAACCAATCGATTTGGCCAAATATTTAGAAAACGCAAACACGCTACTTTTTGATACTCCTGTTGTTGGCGCCGAAGTGTATAAAAGTATGGATGGTGGCGACACATGGCAAAAAACACACGACAATTATATCGAAGATCTGTATTATAGTTACGGGTATTATTTTGGGGAAATACGGGTAGATCCCCAAAACGAATCCGCTATTTATATCATGGGTGTGCCTATTTTAAAATCTAAAGATGCTGGTAAAACCTTTAGCTCGATTAATAAGGAAAATGTACATGTCGATCATCATGCACTCTGGATTAATCCTGAAAAGACTGGGCATTTAATTAATGGAAACGATGGCGGCGTTAACATAAGCTATGACGATGGAGAGAGTTGGGAGAAATTAAATGTAACCGCTGTAGGGCAGTTTTATGCCATAAATGTAGATAACGAAACCCCCTATAATGTATATGGAGGTTTACAGGATAATGGGGTTTGGGTTGGTGCTCACAACGCTGTTATGGATAAGCGATGGCAGCAAACAGGGCATAATCCTTGGGAAAGTATTATGGGTGGCGATGGCATGCATATTCAAATCGATAATCGAGATGTTAACACGGTTTACACGGGATATCAATTCGGAAATTATTTTAGAATAAATAGAGCAAATCATAGCCGAAAATACATTCAACCCAAACATAAATTAGGAGAAAGACCATACCGTTTTAATTGGCAAACCCCCATTTTGTTGTCAATTCATAATCAAGATATCTTATACTTGGGTGCCAATAAATTAATGCGTTCTATGAATCAAGGCGATGATTGGACTGCCATTAGTAACGATCTCACTCAGGGCGAAAAACAAGGTAATGTGGCTTATGGCACTTTAACGAGTATTAGCGAATCGCCTTTTCAATTTGGCTTAATTTATACAGGAAGCGACGACGGATTAATTCATATTACTAAAAACGGGGGCGGGAGCTGGGAAAATATCTCCAATACTTTACCACAAAATTTATGGGTGTCGCGAATTGTGGCCTCTCAGCATAAAAAAGAACGAGTTTATGTGACTTTAAATGGCTACCGTTGGGACGATTTTTCGGTGTACGTGTACCAGAGTGATAACTACGGAGAAACTTGGCGAAATATTAGTTCAAACATCCCGCATTCGCCAGTAAATGTAATCAGGGAGGATCCTAAAAATGAATCTGTTCTGTATTTAGGGACAGACAATGGGGCTTATGTTACCTTTAATAACGGAGATCGATGGGAGGCGTTTAGCAAAGGCTTGCCAAGTGTGGCTGTTCATGACATGGTAATTCAGCCGGAAACAGGCGATTTGCTTTTAGGAACACATGGCAGAAGTATTTACAAAACCAATATTAAGCCTTTTCAAGATATGCATGTCGCAAAAATAAAACAATCACTGGTGCTTTTCGATGTAGATAATATAAAGCATTCATCCCGTTGGGGAAGTGGTTTTACGGTGTGGTCTGAGGTTGTTGAACCTTCAATTAATATTAATTTCTATGTTAAAAAATCTGGTGAGCAAACCATTGCGATTTTATCTGAAAACAATTTAGAGGTACATCAAATAAAAGTAAAAGCAGATAAAGGATTTAATACGGTAGCCTACGATTTAAGTATTTCTGAAGCTGTAAAAACTTCATTAAATGAGAGTCGTAACGGAAAGAAGATTACTAAATCGGATAATGGACGTTACTATTTGCCAAAAGGCGAATATACCATACAAATCGGGATGCAAACCACTCAATTTAAAATCGACTGA
- a CDS encoding succinate dehydrogenase cytochrome b subunit produces MSGFFKSSIGRKVAMALSAFFLMIFLLQHLTINILSVFSAEAFNEVSHFMGTNPVVQFALQPVLIFGVIFHFVMGFVLELKNKKARGVAYARNNGAANSSWMSRNMVWSGLAILAFIILHFIDFWFPEINTKFIQGDWSGTMEGIKGFRYHEELTHKFHSTARTIAYVVAFVFLTLHLLHGFTSAFQSMGVTAGRKKTLQNIGKIYSILIPLGFIFIALFHHLNYILS; encoded by the coding sequence ATGAGCGGATTTTTTAAATCTTCAATCGGAAGAAAAGTAGCCATGGCACTTTCAGCTTTTTTTCTTATGATATTTTTACTTCAACATTTAACAATCAATATTTTATCTGTTTTTAGTGCAGAAGCTTTTAACGAGGTGTCTCATTTTATGGGAACCAATCCCGTAGTGCAATTTGCATTACAGCCTGTTTTAATTTTTGGTGTTATATTTCACTTTGTTATGGGCTTTGTGTTAGAGCTAAAAAATAAAAAAGCGAGAGGTGTGGCTTACGCAAGAAATAACGGGGCGGCAAATTCTTCATGGATGAGCAGAAACATGGTTTGGAGTGGTCTTGCCATTTTGGCCTTTATAATTTTACATTTTATAGATTTTTGGTTTCCAGAAATTAACACGAAATTTATTCAAGGCGATTGGTCTGGAACCATGGAAGGTATCAAAGGGTTTCGTTACCACGAGGAGTTAACACATAAATTTCACAGCACGGCGAGAACTATTGCTTACGTTGTGGCCTTTGTGTTTTTAACACTCCATTTATTACACGGTTTTACATCGGCTTTCCAATCTATGGGAGTCACAGCTGGAAGAAAGAAAACTTTACAAAACATTGGAAAGATCTATTCAATTTTAATTCCATTAGGATTTATTTTTATTGCACTTTTCCATCACCTTAATTACATATTATCATAG
- a CDS encoding aminopeptidase P family protein — protein MKYQQINSELFIKNRKNFADQMKSNSLAVFNSNDIYPISADSTMPFEQHRDIFYLSGVDQEESILVLFPDCPKEKHREILFLKETNAHIAVWEGEKLTKEKAFETSGVKTVYWLQDLEKIMFEIMTQCDTVYINTNEHYRATNETETREDRFTKWLKDKYPAHAVAKSNPILQRLRSVKDPIEIDLIQQACNITEKGFRRILNFVKPGVWEYNIEAEFMHEFLNNRSKGFSYTPIIASGNNANVLHYIENNQICKAGDLILIDVGAEYANYASDMTRTIPVSGKFSQRQKAVYNAVNRVKKEATKMLVPGTIWADYHVEVGKIMTSELLGLGLLDKADVHNEDPEWPAYKKYFMHGTSHHMGLDTHDYGILTEPMQANMVFTVEPGIYIPDEGFGIRLEDDVVIQENAEPFNLMRNIPIEADEIEDLMNS, from the coding sequence ATGAAATACCAACAAATAAATTCAGAACTATTTATAAAGAACAGAAAAAATTTCGCTGACCAGATGAAATCTAACAGCTTAGCTGTTTTTAATTCTAACGACATCTATCCTATAAGTGCCGATAGCACCATGCCATTTGAGCAACATCGCGATATTTTTTATTTAAGTGGTGTAGATCAAGAAGAAAGTATTTTAGTTCTGTTTCCAGATTGCCCAAAAGAAAAGCATCGTGAAATCTTATTTTTAAAAGAAACCAATGCCCACATTGCGGTTTGGGAAGGCGAAAAATTAACTAAAGAAAAGGCTTTTGAAACTTCGGGAGTTAAAACCGTGTATTGGCTGCAAGATTTAGAGAAAATCATGTTTGAAATCATGACACAGTGCGACACCGTCTATATAAACACCAACGAGCATTACCGTGCCACCAACGAAACCGAAACCCGAGAAGATCGTTTTACAAAATGGTTAAAAGATAAGTATCCCGCTCATGCGGTTGCTAAAAGTAATCCAATTTTACAGCGTTTGCGATCGGTGAAAGACCCTATTGAAATCGACTTAATACAGCAGGCTTGTAATATTACTGAAAAAGGTTTCCGTCGTATTTTAAATTTTGTGAAACCTGGGGTTTGGGAATACAATATTGAAGCAGAATTTATGCATGAGTTTTTAAATAACCGCTCCAAAGGATTTTCTTACACACCCATTATAGCTTCTGGGAATAATGCTAATGTGCTACACTATATTGAGAACAACCAAATTTGTAAAGCGGGCGATCTTATCTTAATAGACGTTGGGGCTGAGTATGCAAATTATGCGAGTGACATGACCCGAACCATACCAGTTTCTGGTAAGTTTTCTCAAAGACAGAAAGCCGTTTACAATGCGGTTAATCGCGTAAAAAAGGAAGCAACAAAAATGCTAGTGCCTGGAACCATTTGGGCCGACTACCATGTTGAAGTGGGTAAAATTATGACTAGTGAGCTGCTAGGTTTAGGTTTACTCGATAAAGCCGATGTACATAACGAAGACCCAGAATGGCCGGCGTATAAAAAATACTTTATGCATGGTACCAGTCACCATATGGGATTAGACACTCATGATTATGGTATTTTAACAGAACCTATGCAAGCTAATATGGTGTTTACGGTAGAGCCTGGTATTTATATCCCAGATGAAGGCTTTGGAATTCGATTAGAAGACGATGTGGTCATACAAGAAAACGCTGAACCTTTTAATTTAATGCGTAACATTCCTATTGAAGCTGATGAGATTGAAGATTTAATGAACTCATAA
- a CDS encoding aldo/keto reductase, whose amino-acid sequence MKYTTLPNTNIKISKICLGTMTWGNQNTQDEGFAQMDYALDRGINFFDAAELYPVPATPERYGHTETIIGNWFAKTGNRDKVILATKIAGNGDYTAHIRTNGFAPEALKDAVNHSLRRLQTDYIDLYQLHWPERDTNYFGVRDYQHQSDEAWQDNFNEVLHTLEELIKAGKIGHIGISNEKAWGTMRFLEESKFNNLPRMATIQNPYSLLNRTFEGDLAEISFRENIGLLAYSPMAFGVLSGKYIKQTAADNARLKLFPRFSRYSNTQATEATKRYLEIAEAHNLSLAQMSLAFVTQQPFVTSNIIGATNLEQLKENIDSIELVLGEDLLTEINEVHAVIPNPAP is encoded by the coding sequence ATGAAATACACAACACTACCAAACACCAATATAAAAATTAGCAAAATATGCCTAGGTACCATGACTTGGGGAAACCAGAACACACAAGACGAGGGTTTTGCTCAAATGGACTATGCCTTAGATCGAGGTATAAACTTTTTTGATGCTGCCGAGTTGTATCCTGTACCTGCAACTCCAGAAAGATATGGGCATACCGAAACCATAATTGGCAATTGGTTTGCAAAAACGGGCAACCGCGATAAGGTGATTTTAGCTACAAAAATTGCTGGTAATGGGGATTACACAGCGCATATTCGTACCAATGGCTTTGCACCAGAAGCCCTTAAAGATGCTGTAAACCATAGTTTAAGGCGATTACAAACCGATTATATTGATTTGTATCAATTGCATTGGCCAGAGCGTGATACCAATTATTTTGGCGTAAGAGATTACCAACACCAGTCTGATGAGGCATGGCAAGATAATTTTAATGAAGTGCTGCACACGCTAGAAGAATTAATTAAAGCTGGAAAAATTGGTCATATCGGGATTTCAAACGAGAAAGCTTGGGGAACCATGCGTTTTTTAGAAGAATCTAAATTTAATAATTTACCAAGAATGGCAACCATTCAAAATCCATATTCCTTATTAAATAGAACCTTTGAAGGGGATTTAGCCGAAATCTCTTTCCGAGAAAACATAGGTTTATTGGCTTATTCGCCTATGGCATTTGGCGTATTATCGGGTAAATACATAAAGCAAACGGCGGCAGATAATGCGCGCTTAAAACTGTTTCCAAGGTTTTCGCGTTATTCTAATACGCAAGCCACCGAGGCGACTAAACGTTATTTAGAAATTGCAGAAGCACATAATTTGTCTTTAGCACAAATGAGTTTGGCTTTTGTAACCCAACAACCCTTTGTAACTAGTAATATTATTGGAGCAACTAATTTAGAACAACTCAAAGAAAATATTGATAGTATCGAGTTGGTTTTAGGTGAAGATCTATTAACTGAAATAAATGAGGTGCATGCGGTAATACCCAATCCAGCGCCTTAA
- a CDS encoding fumarate reductase/succinate dehydrogenase flavoprotein subunit, which translates to MATLDSKVPEGPIKDKWTNYKNHIELVNPANKRHIDVIVVGTGLAGGSAAATLAELGYNVKAFAYQDSPRRAHSIAAQGGINASKNYMGDGDSDYRLFYDTVKGGDYRSREANVYRLAEVSGNIIDQCVAQGVPFARDYGGLLDNRSFGGVLVSRTFYAKGQTGQQLLLGAYSAMNRQIARGKIEMFNRHEMLDVVKIDGKARGIIARNLITGELERHSAHAVVIATGGYGNVYFLSTNAMGSNVTAAWKVHKRGAFFANPCFTQIHPTCIPRSGDYQSKLTLMSESLRNDGRIWVPAKLEDAKAIQEGRLKPTQIPEEDRDYYLERRYPAFGNLVPRDVASRAAKERCDAGYGVNATGEAVYLDFASAIERYGKEQAKLKGLNNPSKEEIIKLGQDIIKAKYGNLFQMYEKIVAENPYETPMMIYPATHYTMGGVWVDYNLMTTVPGLYCIGEANFSDHGANRLGASALMQGLADGYFVLPYTIGDYLADDIQTGKIPTNTPEFDAVENEVKERIEFFVNNKGSKSVDYFHKKLGKIMWDKVGMSRNEKGLKEAMAEIKALREEFWKDVNVPGNANEMNAELEKAGRVADFLELGELFAKDALTRNESCGGHFREESVELEGEQKGEAKRNDEEYAFVSAWEYKGEPADAVLHKEHLEFNDIELKQRSYK; encoded by the coding sequence ATGGCAACACTAGATTCAAAAGTACCAGAAGGTCCAATTAAAGATAAATGGACAAACTATAAAAATCATATAGAATTAGTAAATCCCGCCAATAAACGTCATATCGATGTTATTGTGGTGGGTACTGGTTTGGCGGGAGGATCGGCAGCTGCTACCTTAGCAGAATTAGGTTATAATGTTAAAGCGTTTGCTTATCAAGATTCTCCACGTAGAGCGCATTCTATTGCTGCTCAAGGGGGTATCAATGCGTCAAAAAATTATATGGGCGATGGTGATTCTGATTACCGCCTGTTTTACGATACCGTTAAAGGGGGCGACTACCGTTCCCGTGAAGCTAATGTGTACCGTTTAGCCGAGGTCTCTGGTAATATTATCGACCAGTGTGTGGCGCAAGGCGTGCCTTTTGCTCGTGATTATGGTGGCTTACTTGATAATCGTTCGTTTGGAGGGGTACTCGTATCGCGTACGTTTTATGCTAAAGGGCAAACAGGACAGCAATTACTACTAGGGGCGTATTCAGCAATGAACCGTCAAATAGCGCGTGGTAAAATAGAAATGTTTAACCGTCACGAAATGCTAGATGTTGTAAAAATTGATGGTAAAGCTAGAGGAATTATAGCACGTAATTTAATAACAGGAGAGCTGGAGCGTCATTCTGCTCATGCTGTGGTTATTGCCACTGGAGGTTACGGGAATGTGTATTTCTTGTCTACAAACGCTATGGGATCTAACGTGACTGCAGCTTGGAAAGTACATAAAAGAGGAGCGTTTTTTGCCAATCCTTGCTTTACACAAATTCATCCCACATGTATTCCACGTTCTGGAGACTATCAGTCTAAATTAACCTTGATGTCTGAGTCCCTGCGTAACGATGGTAGAATATGGGTGCCTGCGAAATTAGAAGATGCTAAAGCCATTCAAGAAGGACGATTAAAACCAACACAAATTCCTGAAGAAGATAGAGATTATTATCTAGAGCGACGTTATCCTGCTTTCGGAAATTTAGTACCTCGTGATGTGGCATCTCGAGCAGCTAAAGAACGATGCGATGCGGGTTATGGCGTTAATGCAACTGGCGAAGCGGTGTATTTAGATTTCGCTTCGGCTATTGAGCGCTACGGAAAAGAACAAGCAAAATTAAAAGGCTTAAATAATCCTTCAAAAGAAGAGATTATAAAATTGGGCCAAGACATAATCAAAGCCAAATATGGGAATTTATTTCAGATGTATGAAAAAATTGTGGCCGAAAACCCATATGAAACACCAATGATGATTTATCCAGCAACACATTACACCATGGGAGGGGTTTGGGTAGATTATAATTTAATGACAACCGTTCCTGGGTTATATTGTATTGGAGAAGCGAATTTCTCAGATCACGGCGCTAACCGTCTTGGGGCTTCCGCACTTATGCAAGGCTTGGCAGATGGCTACTTTGTTTTACCATACACTATTGGTGATTATTTAGCAGATGATATCCAAACAGGAAAAATACCAACAAATACACCAGAATTTGATGCGGTTGAAAATGAAGTAAAAGAAAGAATTGAATTCTTTGTTAATAATAAAGGCTCAAAATCTGTTGATTATTTCCATAAAAAACTTGGTAAAATAATGTGGGATAAGGTTGGTATGTCCCGTAATGAAAAAGGTTTGAAAGAGGCCATGGCTGAAATTAAAGCGCTGCGAGAAGAATTTTGGAAAGACGTTAATGTGCCTGGAAATGCAAACGAAATGAATGCCGAATTAGAAAAAGCTGGACGTGTGGCAGACTTTTTAGAATTAGGAGAGTTATTTGCCAAAGATGCTCTAACAAGAAACGAATCTTGTGGTGGCCACTTTAGAGAAGAATCGGTAGAATTAGAGGGTGAGCAAAAAGGAGAGGCAAAACGTAATGACGAAGAATACGCGTTTGTATCTGCATGGGAATATAAAGGCGAGCCGGCCGATGCGGTTTTACATAAAGAACACTTAGAATTTAACGATATTGAACTGAAACAACGTTCTTATAAATAG
- a CDS encoding OmpA family protein, producing MIKKIVFAVLTLTLVSSCVSPKIYKELESKYANLKQENRTLSEENEALLNAKNSAENELKQVQLAYDEAVAERDKLQADYNATKSNLDNLKASYSALEKNSSAAIAANSQKNRELLAQLEAKGQALSAENARLEKLKRELEDRSNRVAELESLIAAKEAAMTALKNAISRALTDFEGKGLTVEQRDGKVYVSMENKLLFSSGSWAVGAEGRRAVQQLGAVLADNPDIAVLIEGHTDNAPYMGSGNLSGNWDLSTKRATAIVKILKENSAINPENLTAAGRGEYAPIATNETAEGKAKNRRIEVVLTPKLDELSNLLKEY from the coding sequence ATGATTAAAAAAATCGTTTTTGCTGTATTAACCCTAACACTAGTTTCCTCTTGTGTATCACCTAAAATATATAAAGAATTAGAAAGTAAATATGCCAATCTAAAACAGGAAAATAGAACGCTTTCTGAGGAAAATGAAGCTCTTTTAAATGCGAAAAACAGTGCCGAAAATGAATTAAAGCAAGTTCAACTGGCTTACGACGAAGCTGTGGCAGAACGCGATAAATTACAAGCCGATTACAACGCAACAAAATCTAATTTAGATAATTTAAAGGCATCGTATAGTGCTTTAGAGAAAAACAGTTCGGCGGCTATTGCAGCAAATTCTCAGAAAAACAGGGAGTTATTAGCGCAGTTAGAGGCCAAAGGGCAAGCATTGTCTGCTGAAAATGCGCGCTTAGAAAAGCTAAAAAGAGAACTAGAAGATCGTTCTAATCGCGTAGCAGAGTTAGAAAGTCTAATCGCGGCAAAAGAAGCAGCCATGACGGCCTTAAAAAATGCCATTTCAAGAGCCCTAACCGATTTTGAAGGTAAAGGCCTAACGGTAGAACAACGCGACGGAAAAGTTTATGTGTCTATGGAAAATAAATTGTTATTTAGCTCAGGAAGTTGGGCCGTAGGTGCAGAGGGCCGAAGAGCTGTACAACAATTAGGTGCGGTTTTGGCAGACAATCCAGATATTGCAGTTTTAATTGAAGGTCATACCGATAATGCCCCTTATATGGGAAGTGGGAATTTAAGTGGTAATTGGGATTTATCAACCAAACGCGCTACTGCTATCGTTAAAATATTAAAAGAGAACAGCGCTATTAACCCAGAAAATTTAACAGCTGCTGGTCGTGGGGAATATGCACCCATCGCTACAAATGAAACGGCAGAGGGTAAAGCAAAAAACCGACGTATAGAAGTTGTTTTAACTCCAAAATTAGACGAGCTTTCTAATTTATTAAAAGAGTATTAA
- a CDS encoding succinate dehydrogenase/fumarate reductase iron-sulfur subunit translates to MNLTLKIWRQKDASSKGAMVEYKVTDISEHMSFLEMMDVLNEQLINTGEAPVAFDHDCREGICGMCSMYINGQAHGPDRGVTTCQLHMRSFKDGDVITIEPFRAAAFPVIKDLVVDRTSFDRIQHAGGYISVNTSGNTQDANAIPISKHAADEAMDAAVCIGCGACVATCKNSSAMLFVGAKVSQYALLPQGQVEAPDRVKNMVAQMDLEGFGNCTNTGACEIECPKGISLDTIARMNRELMKANI, encoded by the coding sequence ATGAATTTAACGTTAAAAATTTGGAGACAGAAAGACGCCAGCTCAAAAGGTGCAATGGTCGAATATAAAGTTACTGATATATCGGAACACATGTCTTTTTTAGAAATGATGGATGTTTTAAACGAGCAATTAATAAACACTGGAGAAGCACCTGTGGCTTTCGATCATGACTGTCGTGAGGGCATTTGCGGTATGTGTTCGATGTATATTAACGGGCAAGCCCATGGTCCAGATCGCGGTGTAACGACTTGTCAGTTACATATGCGCTCATTTAAAGATGGAGATGTTATTACAATAGAACCGTTTAGAGCAGCTGCTTTTCCTGTAATAAAGGATCTAGTTGTAGATAGAACGTCTTTTGATCGCATTCAACATGCTGGTGGTTACATATCTGTTAATACTTCTGGAAACACACAGGATGCTAATGCCATTCCAATTTCAAAACACGCTGCCGATGAAGCTATGGATGCAGCAGTTTGTATTGGCTGTGGAGCTTGTGTAGCAACATGTAAGAACTCTTCGGCTATGTTATTTGTTGGTGCAAAAGTATCGCAATACGCTTTATTGCCTCAAGGACAAGTAGAAGCTCCCGATCGTGTTAAAAACATGGTCGCCCAAATGGATTTAGAAGGTTTTGGAAATTGTACCAATACTGGAGCTTGTGAAATTGAATGCCCAAAAGGCATTTCTTTAGACACTATTGCGCGTATGAATAGAGAACTGATGAAAGCTAATATTTAA
- a CDS encoding exodeoxyribonuclease III, with the protein MKIISYNVNGIRAAVNKGFVDWLKSAGPDVVCLQEIKANKEQLDLSLFEAAGYKYHYWFSAQKKGYSGVAILSKTEPDHVECGTGIESMDFEGRNIRADFNGISVMSLYLPSGTNDARLDYKFEYMDKFQDYINELKKDFPNLIICGDYNICHQEIDIHNPKMKGVSGFLPEEREWLGNFIDSGFIDSFRFLNKDVQQYSWWSYRANSRANNKGWRLDYAMVSNPLQENIKRAVILSEAVHSDHCPILLEIEN; encoded by the coding sequence ATGAAAATTATATCTTATAATGTAAATGGTATTCGTGCAGCTGTTAATAAAGGTTTTGTAGATTGGTTAAAAAGTGCTGGTCCAGATGTCGTGTGTTTACAAGAAATTAAGGCTAATAAGGAGCAGTTAGATTTAAGTTTGTTTGAAGCGGCAGGGTACAAATACCATTATTGGTTTAGTGCTCAAAAAAAAGGCTATAGTGGCGTCGCTATTTTAAGTAAAACGGAGCCCGACCATGTTGAATGCGGTACAGGTATAGAATCTATGGATTTTGAAGGTAGAAATATTCGAGCCGATTTTAACGGTATTTCTGTAATGAGTTTATATTTACCATCGGGCACCAACGATGCCAGATTAGATTATAAATTTGAATACATGGATAAGTTTCAGGATTATATAAATGAACTAAAAAAAGATTTCCCAAATTTAATTATTTGTGGAGATTACAATATTTGTCATCAAGAAATTGATATCCATAATCCTAAAATGAAAGGGGTTTCAGGATTCTTGCCAGAAGAGCGTGAATGGCTCGGAAACTTTATAGATAGCGGATTTATAGATTCTTTTAGATTTTTAAATAAAGATGTACAACAATACAGTTGGTGGAGCTATCGCGCCAATTCTCGGGCTAATAATAAAGGCTGGCGATTAGATTATGCTATGGTATCAAATCCATTACAAGAAAACATCAAAAGAGCCGTTATACTTTCGGAAGCTGTGCACAGCGACCACTGTCCAATTTTGTTAGAAATTGAAAATTAA